One part of the Glycine max cultivar Williams 82 chromosome 14, Glycine_max_v4.0, whole genome shotgun sequence genome encodes these proteins:
- the LOC100805280 gene encoding dentin sialophosphoprotein isoform X2, whose amino-acid sequence MGTCLSKKNGSSTSPNKSDSQHRNSENSVTVTLSKPTEPEVSLKNKTLQEKQQGSESAPQDEGEVKKEILIIKHRKSHDEREKTATSKTPSPCIAPQQGDGVFTNEETMVVNKIIAPSTPSIGVVGVRTSSCTKDEVDEILIQCGRLSRSSSRRKYSGSKRSFDFDHCDNDTTSAEDDQRKSKGNGNGREENDVAAAASESGRHHQSPRRSQGRRRTPSRERDQSSGRERRVSRSPGRRSSDTNTTNASNNNTSSRPGKMVSVPATVSSLVMDKSNNCGGESGAKRITVKRNVGDAGSRGTASPRAQSPARVNGNVGRDKVLNENQQHQQQPSLSRNNSSRKAEQSPYRRIPQSEVDHKSSRKAEQSPYRRNPQSEVDHNSSRKAEQSPYRRNPLSEVDTNRKVQQNKPKIEGEAIQKPNGRVALEKGMSVDCKTKEQHEEESSLPVGAVVKTTVVSSGVDNLKPQGLTRSRSSRRSRDLDISNPEAVVNPTNSYASLLLEDIQNFHQKNTQQQQSSISLPACLNKACSILEAVADLNSTTSSNFTEDKRSPSTQQSIRDEYYGKKVASSNKDPFVESEVAVSDDVMEPSLHKYVTVKRGGGVVDMMEDQESSGSNSFTVSSSGQQHHWGNNISCSSWEPNSADSTDCWTSSRLSFREEEEDQKTPLELGCSLSSEAKKKKGLNSKRRECDHEHSSGIGRGRLGSNKGL is encoded by the exons ATGGGTACTTGTTTGAGCAAGAAGAATGGGTCCTCTACCTCACCCAACAAGTCAGATTCTCAGCATAGGAATTCTGAGAACAGTGTCACTGTCACCTTGTCCAAACCCACTGAGCCAGAAGTGAGCCTCAAGAACAAGACACTGCAAGAGAAACAACAAGGCTCAGAATCAGCACCACAAGATGAAGGTGAAGTGAAGAAAGAGATACTCATCATCAAACACAGGAAGagccatgatgaaagggaaaAAACAGCAACCTCCAAGACCCCATCACCTTGCATTGCTCCACAACAAGGTGATGGGGTTTTCACCAATGAAGAAACAATGGTTGTTAATAAGATTATTGCACCATCCACACCAAGCATTGGTGTTGTGGGAGTGAGGACTTCAAGCTGCACAAAAGATGAGGTGGATGAAATTCTGATCCAGTGTGGGAGGCTCAGCAGAAGCTCTTCTCGGAGAAAGTACTCAGGCTCCAAGAGAAGTTTTGATTTTGACCACTGTGACAATGACACTACTTCTGCTGAGGATGACCAAAGAAAGTCCAAGGGCAATGGCAATGGCAGGGAGGAGAATGATGTGGCGGCGGCTGCTTCAGAGAGCGGCCGCCACCACCAATCCCCGAGGCGGTCTCAGGGAAGGAGAAGGACTCCAAGTAGGGAAAGAGACCAATCCAGTGGCAGAGAAAGGAGAGTGAGTAGATCTCCTGGTAGAAGATCATCTGACACCAACACTACAAATGcaagcaacaacaacacaagTTCTAGGCCTGGGAAAATGGTGTCTGTTCCAGCCACTGTTTCATCTTTGGTTATGGATAAGAGTAACAATTGTGGTGGAGAATCTGGCGCCAAGAGGATCACTGTTAAGAGGAATGTTGGTGATGCTGGTTCAAGGGGTACTGCATCACCACGTGCTCAATCTCCTGCTAGAGTTAATGGGAATGTGGGAAGGGATAAAGTGTTAAATGAGAATCAGCAGCACCAACAACAACCTTCTCTTAGTCGTAATAACTCTTCAAGGAAAGCAGAACAATCTCCTTACAGAAGAATCCCTCAGAGTGAGGTGGATCATAAATCTTCAAGGAAAGCTGAACAATCTCCTTACAGAAGAAACCCTCAGAGTGAGGTGGATCATAACTCTTCAAGGAAAGCTGAACAATCTCCTTACAGAAGAAACCCTCTCAGTGAGGTTGATACTAATAGAAAGGTGCAACAGAACAAGCCAAAGATTGAAGGAGAAGCCATTCAG AAACCAAATGGCAGAGTTGCATTGGAGAAGGGAATGAGTGTGGATTGCAAGACAAAGGAGCAACATGAGGAAGAGTCTTCATTGCCTGTTGGTGCTGTTGTGAAGACAACAGTGGTGTCATCAGGGGTTGACAACCTTAAACCTCAAGGCTTAACAAGAAGCAGATCTTCTAGAAGATCTAGAGACTTAGACATCAGCAATCCTGAAGCTGTGGTGAATCCTACAAACTCCTATGCCTCCCTACTACTTGAGGACATCCAAAACTTCCATCAAAAGAACACACAACAACAGCAATCTTCTATTTCTCTCCCAGCTTGTCTCAACAAGGCATGCTCCATCCTTGAAGCTGTTGCTGATCTCAACTCCACCACCAGTTCAAATTTCACTGAGGACAAGAGAAGTCCATCCACTCAGCAATCCATTAGGGATGAGTACTATGGGAAGAAAGTGGCAAGTTCCAACAAGGACCCTTTTGTGGAATCTGAAGTAGCTGTCAGTGATGATGTGATGGAACCAAGCTTGCACAAGTATGTAACAGTGAAAAGAGGTGGTGGGGTAGTAGACATGATGGAGGACCAAGAGTCTTCAGGAAGCAACAGCTTCACTGTGAGTAGCAGTGGCCAACAGCATCATTGGGGGAACAACATTTCCTGTTCTTCATGGGAACCAAATTCTGCTGACTCCACAGATTGCTGGACTTCTTCAAGATTGAGCTTcagagaggaggaggaggatcaGAAAACCCCCTTAGAATTGGGATGTAGTTTGTCATCTGAAGCCAAGAAGAAGAAGGGCTTGAACAGCAAAAGGAGAGAGTGTGATCATGAGCACAGCAGTGGCATTGGACGTGGCAGGCTTGGTTCTAACAaag GGCTTTGA
- the LOC100805280 gene encoding dentin sialophosphoprotein isoform X1, with protein MGTCLSKKNGSSTSPNKSDSQHRNSENSVTVTLSKPTEPEVSLKNKTLQEKQQGSESAPQDEGEVKKEILIIKHRKSHDEREKTATSKTPSPCIAPQQGDGVFTNEETMVVNKIIAPSTPSIGVVGVRTSSCTKDEVDEILIQCGRLSRSSSRRKYSGSKRSFDFDHCDNDTTSAEDDQRKSKGNGNGREENDVAAAASESGRHHQSPRRSQGRRRTPSRERDQSSGRERRVSRSPGRRSSDTNTTNASNNNTSSRPGKMVSVPATVSSLVMDKSNNCGGESGAKRITVKRNVGDAGSRGTASPRAQSPARVNGNVGRDKVLNENQQHQQQPSLSRNNSSRKAEQSPYRRIPQSEVDHKSSRKAEQSPYRRNPQSEVDHNSSRKAEQSPYRRNPLSEVDTNRKVQQNKPKIEGEAIQKPNGRVALEKGMSVDCKTKEQHEEESSLPVGAVVKTTVVSSGVDNLKPQGLTRSRSSRRSRDLDISNPEAVVNPTNSYASLLLEDIQNFHQKNTQQQQSSISLPACLNKACSILEAVADLNSTTSSNFTEDKRSPSTQQSIRDEYYGKKVASSNKDPFVESEVAVSDDVMEPSLHKYVTVKRGGGVVDMMEDQESSGSNSFTVSSSGQQHHWGNNISCSSWEPNSADSTDCWTSSRLSFREEEEDQKTPLELGCSLSSEAKKKKGLNSKRRECDHEHSSGIGRGRLGSNKDLQLFLVSSRQIQLIFTMLLVLFMNNFCHSSQTCVVCGDIMFIL; from the exons ATGGGTACTTGTTTGAGCAAGAAGAATGGGTCCTCTACCTCACCCAACAAGTCAGATTCTCAGCATAGGAATTCTGAGAACAGTGTCACTGTCACCTTGTCCAAACCCACTGAGCCAGAAGTGAGCCTCAAGAACAAGACACTGCAAGAGAAACAACAAGGCTCAGAATCAGCACCACAAGATGAAGGTGAAGTGAAGAAAGAGATACTCATCATCAAACACAGGAAGagccatgatgaaagggaaaAAACAGCAACCTCCAAGACCCCATCACCTTGCATTGCTCCACAACAAGGTGATGGGGTTTTCACCAATGAAGAAACAATGGTTGTTAATAAGATTATTGCACCATCCACACCAAGCATTGGTGTTGTGGGAGTGAGGACTTCAAGCTGCACAAAAGATGAGGTGGATGAAATTCTGATCCAGTGTGGGAGGCTCAGCAGAAGCTCTTCTCGGAGAAAGTACTCAGGCTCCAAGAGAAGTTTTGATTTTGACCACTGTGACAATGACACTACTTCTGCTGAGGATGACCAAAGAAAGTCCAAGGGCAATGGCAATGGCAGGGAGGAGAATGATGTGGCGGCGGCTGCTTCAGAGAGCGGCCGCCACCACCAATCCCCGAGGCGGTCTCAGGGAAGGAGAAGGACTCCAAGTAGGGAAAGAGACCAATCCAGTGGCAGAGAAAGGAGAGTGAGTAGATCTCCTGGTAGAAGATCATCTGACACCAACACTACAAATGcaagcaacaacaacacaagTTCTAGGCCTGGGAAAATGGTGTCTGTTCCAGCCACTGTTTCATCTTTGGTTATGGATAAGAGTAACAATTGTGGTGGAGAATCTGGCGCCAAGAGGATCACTGTTAAGAGGAATGTTGGTGATGCTGGTTCAAGGGGTACTGCATCACCACGTGCTCAATCTCCTGCTAGAGTTAATGGGAATGTGGGAAGGGATAAAGTGTTAAATGAGAATCAGCAGCACCAACAACAACCTTCTCTTAGTCGTAATAACTCTTCAAGGAAAGCAGAACAATCTCCTTACAGAAGAATCCCTCAGAGTGAGGTGGATCATAAATCTTCAAGGAAAGCTGAACAATCTCCTTACAGAAGAAACCCTCAGAGTGAGGTGGATCATAACTCTTCAAGGAAAGCTGAACAATCTCCTTACAGAAGAAACCCTCTCAGTGAGGTTGATACTAATAGAAAGGTGCAACAGAACAAGCCAAAGATTGAAGGAGAAGCCATTCAG AAACCAAATGGCAGAGTTGCATTGGAGAAGGGAATGAGTGTGGATTGCAAGACAAAGGAGCAACATGAGGAAGAGTCTTCATTGCCTGTTGGTGCTGTTGTGAAGACAACAGTGGTGTCATCAGGGGTTGACAACCTTAAACCTCAAGGCTTAACAAGAAGCAGATCTTCTAGAAGATCTAGAGACTTAGACATCAGCAATCCTGAAGCTGTGGTGAATCCTACAAACTCCTATGCCTCCCTACTACTTGAGGACATCCAAAACTTCCATCAAAAGAACACACAACAACAGCAATCTTCTATTTCTCTCCCAGCTTGTCTCAACAAGGCATGCTCCATCCTTGAAGCTGTTGCTGATCTCAACTCCACCACCAGTTCAAATTTCACTGAGGACAAGAGAAGTCCATCCACTCAGCAATCCATTAGGGATGAGTACTATGGGAAGAAAGTGGCAAGTTCCAACAAGGACCCTTTTGTGGAATCTGAAGTAGCTGTCAGTGATGATGTGATGGAACCAAGCTTGCACAAGTATGTAACAGTGAAAAGAGGTGGTGGGGTAGTAGACATGATGGAGGACCAAGAGTCTTCAGGAAGCAACAGCTTCACTGTGAGTAGCAGTGGCCAACAGCATCATTGGGGGAACAACATTTCCTGTTCTTCATGGGAACCAAATTCTGCTGACTCCACAGATTGCTGGACTTCTTCAAGATTGAGCTTcagagaggaggaggaggatcaGAAAACCCCCTTAGAATTGGGATGTAGTTTGTCATCTGAAGCCAAGAAGAAGAAGGGCTTGAACAGCAAAAGGAGAGAGTGTGATCATGAGCACAGCAGTGGCATTGGACGTGGCAGGCTTGGTTCTAACAaag ACTTGCAACTGTTTCTTGTTTCATCAAGGCAAATTCAACTCATCTTTACCATGTTACTTGTTCTGTTTATGAACAATTTTTGTCATTCTTCCCAAACTTGTGTTGTGTGCGGTGACATTATGTTTATACtctaa
- the LOC100782663 gene encoding NDR1/HIN1-like protein 6, which produces MADPQKIHPVHHDVEAQNHPSAPLVPRSMSKSDAGDPQRVVVVQQQQQQQQQHIPVKHTKPPTKKRRSCCCRFFCWLISILLILIVAIGITIGILYLVFRPKLPKYSVDELKVTNFDLADNNSLSVTFNLTITARNPNKKIGIDYRGGSHISAWYMDTKLCEGSLPKFYQGHRNTTILSIPLTGKTQDATGLQNTLQNQLQETGNVPLNLRVKQPVRIKLGKLKLFKIKFRVRCRIVVDSLSANSSIRIQSSSCKFRFRL; this is translated from the coding sequence ATGGCAGACCCTCAGAAAATTCACCCTGTGCACCATGATGTTGAGGCACAAAACCACCCTTCAGCACCATTGGTGCCAAGGAGCATGTCAAAATCTGATGCTGGTGATCCACAAAGAGTAGTAGtagtacaacaacaacaacaacagcagcagcaacacATTCCTGTGAAGCACACCAAGCCaccaacaaagaaaagaagaagctgctgctgCAGGTTCTTCTGTTGGCTAATTAGCATATTGCTGATTCTGATTGTGGCAATTGGCATCACTATTGGAATACTATACCTTGTCTTCAGACCAAAGCTTCCAAAGTACTCAGTGGATGAACTTAAAGTCACAAACTTTGATCTTGCAGACAACAACAGTTTATCAGTGACATTCAACTTGACAATCACTGCCAGAAACCCCAACAAGAAGATTGGAATAGACTATAGGGGTGGCAGCCACATAAGTGCTTGGTACATGGACACAAAATTATGTGAAGGGTCTTTGCCAAAATTCTATCAAGGTCACCGCAACACAACGATTCTTAGTATCCCTCTTACGGGGAAAACGCAGGATGCTACCGGCTTGCAAAATACCCTTCAGAATCAGCTGCAAGAGACTGGGAATGTGCCTCTTAATTTGAGGGTGAAGCAGCCTGTGAGGATCAAGCTTGGGAAGTTGAAGCTGTTCAAAATCAAGTTCAGGGTTAGGTGCAGGATTGTGGTGGATAGCCTTAGTGCTAATAGTTCTATTAGAATTCAGAGTAGTAGTTGTAAATTCAGGTTTAGgctgtga